One genomic window of Pseudomonas sp. LFM046 includes the following:
- the tilS gene encoding tRNA lysidine(34) synthetase TilS yields the protein MSLETRLLTALAPWRHAPAWQVAFSGGLDSTVLLYLLARLARREALPPLCALHVHHGLQPAADAWPAHCQKVCDELGIPLKVLRVTVDAGPSLERAAREARYTAFMGELGRGEVLLSAQHRDDQAETLLFRLLRGAGVRGLAGMPASRPLGQGSLVRPLLTVSRAELEAFARAEGLAWVEDPSNADTDLARNFLRHVILPALQARWPRVAESLARSAAHMAEADALLNELARADLDAARGHCDFPWLSLPSLELALLACLTPARQRNALRCWLAALTSLPDSDHWAGWENLRDAAADAIPIWRLARGEVHRADGRLWWLSGAWLETPAANLVWADAGEPLDLPGNGRLEILGTPPAGRLEVRYRQGGEVLEVSGRGRRDLKRLLNESHLPAFVRGRLPLLVVDGELLAVANLPDLDGTRQGGWRLHWTPPTNDQGLSW from the coding sequence ATGTCCCTCGAGACCCGCCTTCTGACTGCCCTGGCTCCCTGGCGTCATGCGCCGGCCTGGCAGGTCGCATTCTCCGGCGGGCTCGATTCCACCGTCCTCCTTTATCTCCTGGCGCGCCTCGCCCGTCGCGAGGCCTTGCCGCCGCTGTGCGCCCTGCACGTGCACCACGGCCTCCAGCCCGCGGCTGACGCCTGGCCTGCCCATTGCCAGAAGGTCTGCGATGAGCTGGGGATTCCGCTCAAGGTGCTGCGGGTGACCGTCGACGCCGGACCCAGCCTGGAAAGGGCCGCCCGAGAAGCGCGTTACACCGCGTTCATGGGGGAGCTAGGGAGAGGAGAGGTGCTGCTCAGCGCTCAGCATCGTGATGACCAGGCTGAGACGTTGCTCTTCCGCCTGTTGCGGGGTGCTGGCGTGCGAGGGCTGGCGGGCATGCCGGCCAGCCGGCCGCTGGGGCAGGGCAGTCTGGTGCGGCCGCTGCTAACGGTCTCCCGCGCCGAGCTGGAAGCCTTTGCCCGTGCCGAAGGGCTGGCCTGGGTGGAGGATCCGAGCAACGCCGACACGGACCTGGCCCGCAACTTTCTCCGTCACGTCATCCTGCCGGCGCTGCAGGCGCGCTGGCCGCGAGTGGCGGAAAGCCTGGCGCGCAGTGCCGCGCATATGGCCGAGGCTGACGCCCTCCTGAATGAGCTGGCTCGGGCCGATCTCGACGCTGCGAGGGGCCACTGTGACTTTCCCTGGCTGTCTCTGCCATCGCTGGAACTGGCGCTGTTGGCATGCCTGACACCCGCCCGGCAACGCAATGCACTGCGATGCTGGCTGGCGGCCCTCACTTCGCTGCCGGACAGTGATCACTGGGCCGGCTGGGAGAACCTTCGCGACGCCGCTGCCGACGCAATCCCGATCTGGCGCCTCGCCAGGGGAGAGGTGCATCGCGCCGACGGACGGTTGTGGTGGTTATCCGGAGCCTGGCTCGAAACGCCGGCCGCCAATCTCGTCTGGGCAGATGCCGGCGAACCCCTGGACCTGCCCGGCAATGGCCGGCTTGAAATATTGGGCACGCCGCCCGCTGGCAGGCTTGAGGTCCGCTACCGGCAGGGCGGGGAAGTGCTGGAGGTTTCCGGGCGGGGGCGGCGCGACCTCAAGCGCTTGCTCAACGAGTCGCACCTACCCGCGTTTGTGCGCGGCCGATTGCCGCTGCTGGTGGTGGATGGCGAGCTGCTGGCTGTGGCGAATCTCCCGGATCTCGACGGCACGCGGCAGGGCGGTTGGCGCCTGCACTGGACGCCTCCGACGAATGATCAAGGTTTGAGCTGGTAG
- the accA gene encoding acetyl-CoA carboxylase carboxyl transferase subunit alpha, with protein MNPNFLDFEQPIADLQAKIEELRLVGNDNALNITDEISRLQEKSSALTESIFGNLTSWQIAQLARHPRRPYTLDYIEHLFTEFDELHGDRHFSDDAAIVGGVARLNDQPVMVIGHQKGRDVREKVRRNFGMPRPEGYRKACRLMEMAERFKMPILTFIDTPGAYPGIDAEERGQSEAIAWNLRVMARLKTPIIATVIGEGGSGGALAIGVCDRLNMLQYSTYSVISPEGCASILWKTAEKAPDAAEAMGITAERLKGLGIVDKVIAEPLGGAHRDPAVAAESIRKELAEQLKTLQKLSTEDLLARRYERLMSYGVA; from the coding sequence ATGAACCCGAACTTTCTGGATTTCGAACAGCCCATCGCCGATCTGCAAGCCAAGATCGAGGAGCTGCGTCTGGTCGGTAACGACAACGCCCTGAACATCACCGACGAAATCTCTCGCCTGCAGGAAAAGAGCAGCGCGCTCACCGAGAGCATCTTCGGCAACCTGACCAGCTGGCAGATCGCCCAGTTGGCGCGCCATCCGCGCCGCCCCTATACCCTCGACTACATCGAACACCTCTTCACCGAGTTCGACGAGCTGCACGGCGACCGCCACTTCTCCGATGACGCCGCCATCGTTGGCGGTGTTGCCCGTCTGAACGATCAGCCGGTCATGGTCATCGGCCACCAGAAAGGCCGTGACGTGCGCGAGAAGGTCCGCCGCAATTTCGGCATGCCCCGTCCCGAGGGCTACCGCAAGGCCTGCCGCCTGATGGAAATGGCCGAGCGCTTCAAGATGCCGATCCTTACTTTCATCGACACCCCCGGCGCCTACCCGGGCATCGATGCCGAGGAGCGTGGCCAGAGTGAGGCCATCGCCTGGAACCTGCGCGTGATGGCACGCCTGAAGACCCCCATCATCGCCACCGTGATCGGTGAGGGTGGTTCCGGTGGTGCGCTGGCTATCGGCGTTTGCGACCGCCTGAACATGCTGCAGTACTCCACCTACTCGGTGATCTCGCCGGAAGGCTGCGCCTCGATTCTCTGGAAGACCGCCGAGAAAGCGCCGGACGCTGCCGAGGCCATGGGCATTACCGCCGAGCGCCTGAAAGGTCTGGGCATTGTCGACAAGGTCATCGCCGAGCCTCTGGGTGGCGCTCACCGCGACCCGGCCGTCGCTGCCGAGTCCATCCGCAAGGAGCTGGCCGAGCAGCTGAAGACCCTGCAGAAGCTCAGCACCGAGGATCTGCTGGCGCGTCGCTACGAGCGCCTGATGAGCTACGGCGTAGCCTGA
- the dnaE gene encoding DNA polymerase III subunit alpha — protein MTASFVHLRLHSEYSLVDGLVRVKPLVKAAAGAGMPAVAITDQSNMCSLVKFYKTAMGAGIKPICGADIWLASLDEDGPLSRMTLLVMNAKGYRNLTELVSRGWSEGQSNGLVIIQREWVKEAAEGLIALSGAKEGEIGMALLNGDPAGAEALLAEWQTVFPDRFYLELQRTARVNDEEHVHAAVALAERCGAPLVATNDVRFIKPGDFEAHETRVCIGEGRVLDDPRRPRNFSDQQYLKSPEEMAELFSDIPEALENTVEIAKRCNIEVQLGKHFLPDFPTPNGMSIDDYLRHASFEGLEERLAVLWPKETTPDYEEKRQLYIDRLEFELGTIIQMGFPGYFLIVADFIQWAKNNGVPVGPGRGSGAGSLVAYVLKITDLDPLAYDLLFERFLNPERVSMPDFDVDFCMDGRDRVIDYVADKYGRNAVSQIITFGSMAAKAVVRDVARVQGKSYGLADRLSKMIPFEVGMTLEAAYNQEEVLRDFLKADEEAQEIWDMALKLEGITRGTGKHAGGVVIAPTKLTDFSPIACDEEGNGLVTQFDKDDVEAAGLVKFDFLGLRTLTIIKWAMEMINREQEKQGKPLVDIDRIPLDDKKTYDMLQKAETTAVFQLESRGMKELIKKLKPDCLEDMIALVALFRPGPLQSGMVDDFINRKHGRAELSYPHPDYQYAGLEPVLKPTYGIILYQEQVMQIAQVMAGYTLGGADMLRRAMGKKKPEEMAKQRGGFIEGCSSNGIDPELSGNIFDLVEKFAGYGFNKSHSAAYGWVSYQTAWLKAHFPAPFMAAVLTADMHNTDKVVTLIEECRHMKLRIVAPDVNNSEFRFTVDEDGQIVYGLGAIKGVGEGPVEAITECRAEGGPFKDLFDFCNRVDLKRINKRTLEALIRGGALDRLGPFFSNEPKAYQAGVDRNRAVLLAAMEEAIQAAEQTARSHDSGHMDLFGGLFAEPEADMYANHRKAKELSLKERLKGEKDTLGLYLTGHPIDEYEGEVRRFARQRIVELKPARDTQIIAGLIVNLRVMKNKKGDKMGFITLDDRSGRIEASLFADAFNAASGLLQTDALVVVEGEVSHDDFSGGLRLRAKRVLSLEEARTGLAESLRMKVDFSALQGDRLRWLADLCGRHRGSCPLTLDYSGNDAKAVLQFGDDWRIAPADTLIQALRDQFGRDNVFLHYR, from the coding sequence ATGACCGCTTCCTTCGTCCATCTGCGTCTGCACTCCGAATATTCCCTGGTAGACGGCCTGGTGCGGGTCAAGCCGCTGGTCAAGGCTGCGGCAGGCGCGGGTATGCCGGCGGTGGCGATCACCGACCAGAGCAACATGTGCTCCCTGGTGAAGTTCTACAAGACGGCGATGGGCGCGGGCATCAAGCCCATCTGTGGCGCCGATATCTGGCTGGCCAGCCTGGACGAGGATGGCCCTCTGAGCCGCATGACCCTCCTGGTGATGAATGCCAAGGGCTACCGCAACCTCACCGAACTGGTTTCTCGTGGCTGGTCCGAGGGCCAGAGCAATGGCCTGGTGATCATCCAGCGCGAGTGGGTGAAGGAAGCCGCCGAGGGTCTGATCGCCCTGTCCGGCGCCAAGGAAGGCGAGATCGGCATGGCCCTGCTCAATGGCGACCCGGCCGGTGCCGAGGCCCTGTTGGCCGAGTGGCAGACGGTGTTCCCCGATCGTTTCTACCTGGAGCTGCAGCGCACTGCGCGGGTCAATGACGAAGAGCATGTCCATGCTGCCGTTGCCCTGGCCGAACGTTGCGGGGCGCCGCTGGTGGCCACCAACGACGTGCGCTTCATCAAGCCGGGTGACTTCGAGGCCCACGAGACCCGTGTATGCATCGGTGAGGGCCGCGTCCTCGACGATCCGCGCCGGCCACGCAATTTCTCCGACCAGCAATACCTGAAGTCCCCCGAGGAGATGGCGGAGCTGTTCAGCGACATCCCCGAGGCCCTGGAAAACACCGTCGAAATCGCCAAGCGCTGCAATATCGAGGTGCAGCTGGGCAAGCACTTCCTGCCCGACTTCCCCACGCCCAACGGCATGAGCATCGACGACTACCTGCGCCACGCCTCCTTCGAGGGCTTGGAGGAGCGCCTGGCTGTGCTCTGGCCGAAGGAGACCACGCCGGACTACGAAGAGAAGCGCCAGCTCTACATCGACCGTCTGGAGTTCGAGCTGGGCACCATTATCCAGATGGGCTTTCCCGGCTACTTCCTCATCGTTGCCGACTTCATCCAGTGGGCGAAGAACAACGGTGTGCCCGTGGGCCCCGGCCGGGGCTCGGGCGCCGGCTCCCTGGTGGCCTATGTGCTGAAGATCACCGACCTGGACCCCTTGGCCTACGACCTGCTGTTCGAACGTTTCCTCAACCCCGAGCGGGTCTCCATGCCCGACTTCGACGTCGACTTCTGCATGGATGGCCGCGACCGCGTGATCGACTACGTGGCTGACAAGTACGGCCGCAACGCGGTGAGCCAGATCATCACTTTCGGTTCCATGGCGGCCAAGGCGGTGGTGCGCGACGTGGCGAGGGTACAGGGCAAGTCCTACGGCCTGGCCGATCGCCTGTCGAAGATGATCCCCTTCGAAGTGGGGATGACCCTGGAGGCCGCCTACAACCAGGAGGAAGTGCTGCGAGACTTCCTCAAGGCGGATGAAGAAGCCCAGGAAATCTGGGACATGGCGCTGAAGCTGGAGGGCATCACGCGGGGCACCGGCAAGCATGCGGGTGGTGTGGTAATCGCCCCAACCAAACTCACCGACTTTTCTCCCATCGCCTGTGACGAAGAGGGCAACGGCCTGGTGACCCAGTTCGACAAGGACGATGTGGAAGCCGCCGGCCTGGTGAAGTTCGATTTCCTTGGCCTGCGGACCCTGACGATCATCAAGTGGGCCATGGAGATGATCAACCGGGAGCAGGAGAAGCAGGGCAAGCCTCTGGTGGATATCGACCGCATTCCGCTGGACGACAAGAAGACCTACGACATGCTGCAGAAGGCGGAGACCACTGCGGTCTTCCAGCTTGAATCCCGCGGCATGAAGGAACTGATCAAGAAGCTCAAGCCCGACTGCCTGGAAGACATGATCGCCCTGGTGGCCCTGTTCCGACCAGGCCCCCTGCAATCGGGCATGGTGGACGACTTCATCAACCGCAAGCACGGTCGCGCCGAGCTTTCCTACCCGCACCCCGACTACCAGTACGCCGGCCTGGAGCCGGTGCTCAAGCCCACCTACGGCATCATCCTGTACCAGGAGCAGGTGATGCAGATCGCCCAGGTGATGGCGGGCTATACCCTCGGCGGCGCGGACATGCTGCGTCGCGCCATGGGCAAGAAGAAACCTGAGGAAATGGCCAAGCAGCGCGGCGGCTTCATCGAAGGCTGCTCCAGCAACGGCATCGATCCGGAACTCTCGGGTAACATCTTCGACCTGGTGGAGAAGTTCGCCGGTTACGGCTTCAACAAATCCCACTCCGCCGCCTACGGTTGGGTGTCCTACCAGACCGCCTGGCTCAAGGCGCACTTCCCGGCGCCGTTCATGGCTGCGGTGCTCACCGCGGATATGCACAACACCGACAAGGTGGTGACGCTGATCGAAGAATGCCGGCACATGAAGCTGCGCATCGTCGCCCCCGATGTGAACAATTCCGAGTTCCGCTTCACCGTCGACGAGGACGGTCAGATCGTCTACGGTCTGGGCGCCATCAAGGGCGTGGGCGAGGGCCCGGTGGAAGCCATCACCGAATGTCGCGCCGAGGGCGGCCCCTTCAAGGACCTGTTCGACTTCTGCAACCGCGTCGACCTCAAGCGCATCAATAAGCGCACCCTGGAAGCCCTGATCCGCGGCGGTGCCCTGGATCGTCTGGGTCCCTTCTTCAGCAACGAGCCCAAGGCCTACCAGGCGGGCGTCGACCGTAACCGTGCGGTGCTGCTGGCGGCGATGGAAGAAGCCATCCAGGCGGCCGAGCAGACTGCCCGCAGTCATGACAGTGGCCACATGGACCTGTTCGGCGGCCTGTTCGCTGAACCCGAGGCGGACATGTACGCCAACCACCGCAAGGCCAAGGAACTGTCCCTCAAGGAGCGCCTCAAGGGCGAGAAGGACACCCTGGGCCTGTACCTGACCGGCCACCCCATCGACGAGTACGAAGGGGAGGTCCGCCGCTTCGCCCGTCAGCGCATCGTCGAGCTCAAGCCGGCGCGGGATACCCAGATCATCGCCGGCCTGATCGTCAACCTGCGGGTGATGAAGAACAAGAAGGGCGACAAAATGGGCTTCATCACCCTGGACGACCGTTCAGGGCGTATCGAGGCCTCGCTGTTCGCCGATGCCTTCAATGCCGCCAGCGGCCTGCTGCAGACCGACGCCCTGGTGGTGGTGGAAGGTGAGGTGAGCCACGACGATTTTTCCGGCGGCCTGCGCCTGCGCGCCAAGCGCGTGCTGAGCCTGGAGGAGGCCCGTACCGGCCTCGCGGAAAGCCTGCGCATGAAGGTGGACTTCAGCGCCCTGCAGGGCGATCGCCTGCGCTGGCTGGCGGATCTCTGCGGTCGCCATCGCGGCTCTTGCCCGCTGACCCTGGACTACAGTGGCAACGATGCGAAAGCCGTGCTGCAGTTCGGCGATGACTGGCGAATCGCCCCGGCCGACACGTTGATTCAGGCATTGCGTGACCAGTTTGGGCGCGACAACGTCTTCCTGCACTACCGCTGA
- a CDS encoding alanine/glycine:cation symporter family protein → MQEIANLVVDFLNGLIWGKVLIWLLVISGLYFTVRLGLIQFLHFGHTFSVLKGSRQADESGISSFQALCTSLAARVGTGNVAGVAVAITLGGPGAVFWMWVIAMVGMATGFVEATLAQLFKVRDDNGQFRGGPAYYMEKGLGARWMGILFSVFLIIAFGFVFNSVQANTISGALQGAFDVPLWLSGVALVIVTALIIFGGLRSIARFSELAVPFMAVAYLLVAVVLIITQINEIPGVLALIVKSAFGLHEAAAGGIAAAVMNGFKRGLFSNEAGMGSAPNAAASASPYPPHPASQGYVQMAGVFIDTLLICTASAAIILLAGPQEGEGIMLVQNALTSQVGGWGKYFLGIIILFFAFTSIVANYFYAENCLVFLEHNHPAGLVVFRFVVLGMVMFGAVASMPFVWNLADVSMGLMAITNLIAILLLSNLAIKLARDYNAQRKAGKLPTFDASQYPEIQSKLEPGIWDKSDRPAAQVSGEQSPNSLA, encoded by the coding sequence ATGCAAGAGATTGCCAATCTGGTGGTCGACTTTCTCAATGGCCTCATCTGGGGCAAAGTGCTGATCTGGCTACTGGTCATCAGCGGTCTGTATTTCACCGTGCGTCTTGGGCTGATCCAGTTCCTTCATTTCGGTCATACCTTCAGCGTACTCAAGGGCAGCCGCCAGGCTGACGAGTCCGGGATTTCCTCCTTCCAGGCACTGTGCACCTCGCTGGCCGCACGCGTCGGCACCGGCAACGTTGCGGGCGTGGCCGTGGCCATCACCTTGGGTGGTCCTGGCGCGGTGTTCTGGATGTGGGTGATTGCCATGGTCGGCATGGCCACCGGCTTCGTTGAAGCCACGCTGGCGCAGTTGTTCAAGGTGCGCGACGACAACGGCCAGTTCCGTGGCGGTCCGGCTTATTACATGGAGAAGGGGCTGGGCGCGCGCTGGATGGGCATCCTCTTCTCGGTCTTCCTGATCATTGCCTTTGGCTTCGTGTTCAATTCGGTGCAGGCCAATACCATCAGCGGCGCCCTGCAGGGGGCCTTCGATGTACCGCTGTGGCTAAGTGGCGTGGCGCTGGTGATCGTCACCGCACTGATCATCTTCGGTGGCCTGCGCTCGATTGCACGTTTCTCCGAGCTGGCCGTGCCATTCATGGCAGTGGCTTATCTGCTGGTTGCGGTCGTGCTGATCATCACGCAGATCAATGAGATTCCCGGCGTCCTGGCGCTTATCGTGAAGAGCGCTTTCGGTCTGCACGAAGCGGCCGCTGGCGGCATCGCAGCCGCGGTGATGAACGGCTTCAAGCGTGGCCTGTTCTCCAACGAAGCGGGCATGGGGTCAGCGCCTAATGCCGCGGCCTCCGCCTCTCCCTATCCACCGCACCCCGCGTCCCAGGGCTACGTCCAGATGGCCGGAGTGTTCATCGACACCCTGCTGATCTGCACCGCTTCGGCGGCCATCATCCTGCTTGCCGGCCCGCAGGAAGGTGAGGGAATCATGTTGGTGCAAAACGCCTTGACCAGTCAGGTGGGCGGTTGGGGCAAGTACTTCCTGGGAATCATCATCCTGTTCTTCGCCTTCACCTCCATCGTCGCCAACTACTTCTACGCCGAGAACTGTCTGGTTTTCCTCGAACACAATCATCCGGCTGGCCTGGTGGTATTCCGCTTCGTGGTGCTTGGCATGGTGATGTTCGGCGCGGTGGCTTCGATGCCTTTCGTCTGGAACCTTGCGGACGTTTCCATGGGGCTGATGGCGATTACCAATCTGATCGCCATCCTGCTGCTGTCCAACCTGGCGATCAAGCTGGCCCGCGATTACAACGCCCAGCGCAAGGCCGGCAAGCTGCCGACCTTCGACGCCAGCCAGTACCCCGAAATCCAGAGCAAGCTGGAGCCGGGCATCTGGGACAAGTCCGACCGACCCGCCGCGCAGGTGAGTGGGGAGCAGTCGCCCAACTCGCTGGCCTAA